In Rubrivirga marina, the following are encoded in one genomic region:
- a CDS encoding HD family phosphohydrolase, with the protein MSFLDRLGLSPKPGRYSRRAGLRADRRPERETPRMSRQEVLSRVGLFLALATLALLAFPNVTVYDGTAEPGDVWQQDDVVAPFDFSIRLPDSTFASRRDSVLRSESPIFRERPEALAQTLARLDSVDARLDSAFVAYVDWRQAGARLADAREADPDRETPPDIDALRAAVRRDSVQYLTQREALTLSLSPRQWQLLLASAYDVATGRAGGPTLDDRLLGEAGRIARELLARGVLDVPIDSVRAPTLLVQDIEERSETERQRSDVVGYNQASTLARRSLFAAFPQKPDTVAIGAALFASVLDPSLVYDAEATQRMREQTLQSVLPTRGRVRENQIIIRRYDEVTQERWEMLQSLDYAQRERSGDKKWIVTVLGRTILVFSAIALFFLYTYLLRPTLFADLRQFTLACIVLGAVIFGYLVAGAVEWGGAIYVVPVSLASILLTIVFDSRVGSFATLTLAAIGGLAFGYNFPFTFATLIVGVLAVFSVRDVKNRSQILASAGLVLLAYALVLLGHELLRADPFTSDFWADLVAVAVNAALILLAAPVLWGMERVFGVTTDMTLLELSDTNRPLLKKLSMQAPGTFNHSLQVANLAEAAADAVGANALRARVGALYHDIGKMLKPEYFIENQQPGDNPHEKLKPSMSALVIAAHVKEGVQLGREQNLPEVVIDFIASHHGTGLIEYFYRKAQEAEEDPSVVDESDYRYPGPRPQTNEQAIVMLADSVEAASRSLSKPTPRRLESLIDAIVAARVADGQLDESALTFADLARIKEAFHGLLCGIYHFRVRYPDQAEEEAPSGDGAATDAASDELEVAADAAPDANEERPTTEERSTLG; encoded by the coding sequence ATGAGCTTCCTCGACCGCCTCGGTCTCTCGCCCAAGCCCGGCCGGTACTCCCGCCGGGCGGGGCTCCGTGCGGACCGTCGCCCTGAGCGCGAAACGCCCAGGATGTCGCGGCAGGAGGTGCTCTCTCGCGTCGGCCTCTTCCTCGCGCTCGCGACGCTCGCCCTCCTCGCGTTCCCCAACGTCACGGTGTACGACGGGACCGCCGAGCCCGGCGACGTGTGGCAGCAGGACGACGTCGTCGCGCCGTTCGACTTCTCGATCCGGCTGCCCGACTCGACGTTCGCGTCGCGCCGCGACTCGGTCCTCCGCTCGGAGTCCCCCATCTTCCGGGAGCGGCCGGAGGCCCTAGCGCAGACGCTCGCCCGGCTCGACTCGGTCGACGCCCGGCTCGACTCGGCCTTCGTGGCCTACGTCGACTGGCGTCAGGCGGGCGCGCGCCTCGCCGACGCCCGCGAGGCGGACCCCGACCGCGAGACGCCGCCCGACATCGACGCGCTCCGCGCGGCCGTCCGCCGCGACTCGGTCCAGTACCTGACGCAGCGGGAGGCGCTGACGCTGAGCCTCAGCCCGCGCCAGTGGCAGCTCCTCCTGGCCTCCGCCTACGACGTGGCGACGGGCCGGGCCGGTGGGCCGACGCTCGACGACCGTCTGCTCGGCGAGGCCGGCCGGATCGCGCGCGAGTTGCTGGCCCGCGGCGTCCTCGACGTCCCGATCGATTCCGTGCGCGCCCCGACGCTGCTCGTGCAGGACATCGAGGAGCGGAGCGAGACGGAGCGACAGCGGAGCGACGTCGTCGGCTACAACCAGGCGTCGACGCTGGCTCGAAGGAGCCTCTTCGCAGCGTTCCCGCAGAAGCCGGACACCGTCGCGATCGGCGCGGCCCTGTTCGCCTCGGTGCTCGACCCGTCGCTGGTCTACGACGCGGAGGCTACGCAGCGGATGCGCGAGCAGACGCTCCAGTCGGTCCTCCCCACGCGCGGGCGCGTGCGGGAGAACCAGATCATCATCCGGCGCTACGACGAGGTCACGCAGGAGCGCTGGGAGATGCTCCAGTCGCTGGACTACGCGCAGCGCGAGCGGAGCGGCGACAAGAAGTGGATCGTGACGGTCCTCGGCCGGACGATCCTCGTGTTCTCGGCGATCGCCCTGTTCTTCCTCTACACGTACCTCCTCCGCCCGACCCTCTTCGCCGACCTCCGCCAGTTCACCCTGGCGTGCATCGTCCTTGGCGCGGTCATCTTCGGGTACCTCGTCGCGGGGGCCGTGGAGTGGGGGGGCGCGATCTACGTGGTGCCGGTCTCGCTGGCCTCGATCCTGCTGACGATCGTGTTCGACAGCCGCGTGGGGAGCTTCGCGACCCTGACGCTGGCGGCGATCGGCGGGCTCGCGTTTGGGTACAACTTCCCGTTCACGTTCGCCACGCTCATTGTCGGCGTGCTGGCCGTGTTCTCTGTCCGCGACGTTAAGAACCGGAGTCAGATCCTCGCCTCGGCCGGCCTCGTGCTCCTCGCGTACGCCCTCGTCCTGCTGGGCCACGAGCTGCTCCGCGCCGACCCGTTCACGTCCGACTTCTGGGCGGACCTCGTCGCCGTCGCCGTCAACGCCGCGCTCATCCTGCTCGCGGCGCCCGTCCTTTGGGGCATGGAACGCGTCTTTGGCGTGACGACCGACATGACCCTCCTCGAGCTCTCCGACACGAACCGGCCGCTCCTGAAGAAGCTGTCGATGCAGGCGCCGGGCACGTTCAACCACTCGCTCCAGGTCGCCAACCTCGCTGAGGCCGCCGCGGACGCGGTCGGCGCGAACGCGCTCCGGGCTCGCGTCGGCGCGCTGTACCACGACATCGGCAAGATGCTGAAGCCGGAGTACTTCATCGAGAACCAGCAGCCCGGCGACAACCCGCACGAGAAGCTGAAGCCGTCGATGAGCGCGCTTGTCATCGCGGCGCACGTCAAGGAGGGCGTCCAACTCGGTCGGGAGCAGAACCTCCCGGAGGTCGTCATCGACTTTATCGCGAGCCACCACGGGACGGGACTCATCGAGTACTTCTACCGGAAGGCGCAGGAGGCCGAGGAGGACCCGTCGGTCGTCGACGAGTCGGACTATCGGTACCCGGGCCCGCGGCCGCAGACGAACGAGCAGGCCATCGTCATGCTGGCCGACTCGGTCGAGGCCGCCTCGCGGAGCCTCTCGAAGCCGACGCCGAGGCGGCTGGAGTCGCTCATCGACGCCATCGTCGCGGCCCGGGTCGCCGACGGCCAGCTCGACGAGTCCGCGCTCACGTTCGCGGACCTCGCGCGGATCAAGGAGGCGTTCCACGGGCTCCTCTGCGGCATCTACCATTTCCGCGTCCGCTACCCCGACCAGGCGGAAGAGGAGGCGCCCTCCGGCGACGGCGCCGCGACCGACGCCGCGTCCGACGAGCTCGAGGTGGCCGCCGACGCGGCCCCGGACGCCAACGAGGAGAGGCCCACCACCGAGGAACGGTCGACGTTGGGGTGA
- a CDS encoding sodium:solute symporter, with amino-acid sequence MLTPLDFAVLVLYAVGIVAFGLKAGGRQTSTRDYFLGGRDLPWWAVCFSVVATETSTLTVIGVPAVAYGGALTFLQLTIGYVIGRVVVAYVLLPRYFRGELQTAYAFLGDRFGDGMRGLASVTFLVTRLLADGVRLFATAIPIQVVARAAGFEVGYPTVILAIGVVTAAYTYVGGLKAVVWMDVVQMGIYVGGAVLAVVLLAVSPMAGSWAAAAEAGKLQLLDLGMADGLGVMLTSPYALPVAVLGGAVFSMASHGTDQLIVQRILACRTLEEGRKAMVWSGIVVAVQFALFLLVGLMLWVHYGGAPLADLGLTRGDEVFPMYILNEMPPGLRGLLLAGIVAAAMSTLSSSLNALAGSTLMDLLERFGHAPETPEKALALSRVLTLVWAGVFVGFAMLFTGLDNPVVELGLGIAGFTYGGLLGAFALGLLSRRARQTDAMVAFVVTIAAMVLLIFGLWWSTETSSWTLDWRPSAAIRDTLGLRAVAWPLYPVIGSVFMVVLGSLLALRHAGADAAAERPTSP; translated from the coding sequence GTGCTCACGCCGCTCGACTTCGCCGTCCTCGTGCTTTACGCCGTCGGCATCGTCGCCTTCGGCCTCAAGGCCGGCGGGCGGCAGACCTCGACGCGGGACTACTTCCTCGGCGGCCGCGACCTCCCGTGGTGGGCCGTCTGCTTCTCGGTCGTCGCGACGGAGACCAGCACGCTGACCGTCATCGGTGTCCCTGCCGTGGCGTACGGGGGCGCGCTGACGTTCCTCCAACTCACGATCGGCTACGTAATCGGGCGCGTCGTGGTGGCCTACGTTCTCCTGCCTCGGTATTTCCGTGGGGAGCTCCAGACGGCCTACGCGTTCCTCGGCGACCGCTTCGGCGACGGGATGCGGGGGCTCGCGTCGGTCACGTTCCTCGTCACGCGGCTGCTGGCCGACGGCGTGCGCCTGTTCGCGACGGCGATCCCGATCCAGGTGGTCGCCCGCGCGGCCGGGTTCGAGGTCGGGTACCCGACGGTGATCCTCGCGATCGGCGTCGTGACGGCGGCCTACACGTACGTCGGCGGCCTCAAGGCGGTGGTGTGGATGGACGTGGTCCAGATGGGGATCTACGTCGGCGGAGCCGTCCTGGCGGTCGTCCTCCTGGCCGTATCCCCGATGGCCGGGTCCTGGGCCGCGGCCGCCGAGGCGGGCAAGCTCCAGCTCCTCGACCTCGGGATGGCCGACGGCCTCGGGGTCATGCTCACCTCGCCGTACGCGTTGCCGGTCGCCGTCCTCGGCGGCGCCGTGTTCTCGATGGCCTCGCATGGGACCGACCAACTCATCGTCCAGCGGATCCTGGCGTGCCGCACCCTCGAGGAGGGCCGGAAGGCGATGGTCTGGAGCGGGATCGTCGTCGCGGTCCAGTTCGCCCTGTTCTTGCTGGTCGGGCTGATGCTGTGGGTCCACTACGGCGGTGCCCCCCTCGCCGACCTCGGCCTGACGCGCGGCGACGAGGTGTTCCCGATGTACATCCTCAACGAGATGCCGCCCGGGCTTCGGGGGCTGCTGCTGGCCGGCATCGTGGCCGCGGCCATGAGCACCTTGTCGTCGTCGCTCAATGCGCTCGCGGGCTCGACGCTCATGGACTTGTTGGAGCGGTTCGGCCACGCGCCCGAGACGCCGGAGAAGGCGCTCGCGCTCAGCCGCGTGCTCACGCTCGTGTGGGCCGGCGTGTTCGTCGGCTTCGCGATGCTGTTCACCGGCCTCGACAACCCGGTCGTCGAGCTAGGCCTCGGGATCGCCGGGTTCACGTACGGCGGCCTGCTCGGGGCGTTCGCCCTGGGCCTCCTGTCCCGCCGCGCCCGCCAGACGGACGCGATGGTCGCGTTCGTGGTCACGATCGCGGCGATGGTGCTCCTGATCTTCGGGCTCTGGTGGAGCACCGAGACCAGCTCGTGGACGCTCGACTGGCGCCCGTCGGCGGCCATTCGCGACACGCTGGGGCTCCGGGCCGTCGCGTGGCCGCTCTACCCCGTGATCGGCAGCGTGTTCATGGTCGTGCTCGGCAGCCTGCTCGCGCTCCGCCACGCGGGAGCCGATGCGGCGGCGGAGCGTCCCACGAGCCCATGA
- a CDS encoding GntR family transcriptional regulator: MIELDRDAPLPLAEQLVEAMRYEIASGRYRPGARLPSTRQLGDQLGISFHTVRKGYQRLAEEGIVDVRRGGGYIVVERQALSRAERLERGAGVVEEALHKLVGLGLSDDEVDYVVQEGLQFFERPGPRRTLVFAAGYRELAESGAEQAGAALQERVTPSLLTELTALDALDGLVVALPDLRAARRARPQAEIVGAAVEYPLDVLEQIARLGPGESLGLVTRHADAVAPLSDELRQRTGFAGPLLGLPVDADRRQLETVVRQSAFVAFTPQARRRVRPVLTALDTPNAELAPTLAPASLARLRDALAV, encoded by the coding sequence GTGATCGAGCTTGACCGCGACGCCCCGCTTCCCCTCGCCGAGCAGCTCGTCGAGGCCATGCGGTACGAGATCGCCTCGGGCCGGTACCGGCCGGGGGCCCGGCTGCCCTCGACACGGCAGCTCGGGGACCAGCTCGGGATCTCGTTCCACACGGTCCGCAAGGGGTACCAGCGACTGGCCGAGGAGGGCATCGTCGACGTCCGGCGGGGCGGCGGGTACATCGTCGTCGAGCGCCAGGCGCTGTCCCGGGCCGAGCGGCTGGAGCGGGGGGCCGGCGTCGTCGAGGAGGCGCTACACAAGCTGGTCGGCCTCGGGCTCAGCGACGACGAGGTGGACTACGTCGTCCAGGAGGGGCTGCAGTTTTTCGAGCGGCCGGGGCCGAGGCGGACGCTCGTGTTCGCGGCGGGCTACCGGGAGCTGGCGGAGAGCGGAGCGGAACAGGCCGGGGCCGCGCTCCAAGAGCGGGTGACGCCGTCGTTGCTCACGGAGCTCACCGCGCTCGATGCGCTCGACGGGCTCGTCGTCGCCCTCCCCGATCTCCGCGCAGCCCGCCGCGCACGCCCGCAGGCCGAGATCGTCGGCGCGGCGGTCGAGTACCCGCTCGACGTGTTGGAGCAGATCGCGCGGCTGGGGCCCGGCGAGTCGCTCGGGCTCGTCACGCGGCACGCCGACGCCGTCGCGCCGCTCTCCGACGAGCTCCGCCAGCGGACGGGGTTTGCCGGCCCGCTCCTCGGCCTGCCCGTCGACGCCGACCGGCGGCAGCTCGAGACGGTCGTCCGCCAGTCGGCGTTCGTGGCGTTCACGCCGCAGGCCCGCCGGCGCGTCCGCCCCGTGCTGACGGCGCTCGACACGCCCAACGCCGAGCTGGCGCCGACGCTGGCGCCGGCCTCGCTCGCCCGCCTCCGCGACGCCCTGGCGGTGTGA